The genomic window GACAGACGGATGGTGCAAGCCGGTGAACACCTTCGTACATGAGCCTCTGGCAGATGTCCAGGCTGTCTGCCTCCAGGGAAATGTCACCTGCAAGAATGGGCAGCCCAACTGCCACCAGAGCGTCTCCAAGATGAACATCACCGACTGCCGCCTGAAGCGCGGCTCCAAATACCCCAGATGTACATACCAGACcgcacagaaagagaaatacatcaTTGTGGCCTGTGAGGGGGACCCATACGTGCCAGTCCACTTCGACAATTCTGTTTAGGTCTCCACCTGAGACCGGAGCAGCAAGATGCCCGCCTCACTGTGACCCCTGCTTCTTCTACCTGCCCAGAAGGAAATAAGTCAAGTTCGAGCTCCTCTCCAATACACAAATCCTTCCCTGCCCAGGGCTTCCCCTTGCATGGTCTGAGGGGTGTGGTGGGCCCCATGTTAACCACTTC from Suricata suricatta isolate VVHF042 chromosome 9, meerkat_22Aug2017_6uvM2_HiC, whole genome shotgun sequence includes these protein-coding regions:
- the RNASE1 gene encoding ribonuclease pancreatic; this encodes MAQERFFILFPLLVLVLLVLGCVQTSLGKESRVMKFQRQHMDSDTTSSSPNYCNEMMKRRNMTDGWCKPVNTFVHEPLADVQAVCLQGNVTCKNGQPNCHQSVSKMNITDCRLKRGSKYPRCTYQTAQKEKYIIVACEGDPYVPVHFDNSV